One part of the Eubalaena glacialis isolate mEubGla1 chromosome 19, mEubGla1.1.hap2.+ XY, whole genome shotgun sequence genome encodes these proteins:
- the LOC133080245 gene encoding keratin, high-sulfur matrix protein, B2A-like → MACCSTSFCGFPICSTGGTCGSSCCQPTCCQTRCCQPTFCQTSGCETGCGIAGSIGCGQEGGSGAVSCRTRWCRPDCRVEGTCLPPCCVVSCTPPCCCQLHHAQTSCCRPSYCGRSCCRLACCCQPTCCEPTCWQPTC, encoded by the coding sequence ATGGCCTGCTGTTCCACTAGCTTCTGTGGATTTCCCATCTGTTCCACTGGTGGGACCTGTGGCTCCAGCTGCTGTCAGCCAACCTGCTGCCAAACCAGGTGTTGCCAGCCAACCTTCTGCCAGACCAGTGGCTGTGAGACTGGCTGTGGCATTGCTGGTAGCATTGGctgtggccaggagggaggcagtggAGCTGTGAGCTGCCGCACCAGGTGGTGCCGACCTGACTGCCGCGTGGAgggcacctgcctgcctccctgctgtgtgGTGAGCTGCACCCCCCCGTGCTGCTGCCAGCTGCACCATGCCCAGACCTCCTGCTGCCGCCCATCCTACTGTGGACGGTCCTGCTGCCGCCTAGCCTGCTGCTGCCAGCCCACCTGCTGTGAGCCCACTTGCTGGCAGCCCACCTGCTAA